The Alteromonas stellipolaris genome includes a region encoding these proteins:
- a CDS encoding PQQ-dependent sugar dehydrogenase: MRKRITRQKITLLITMLATSFVALAQSDLPVKVEMKGSKGTIIGGEAIASFNNPWAMAFLPDGHSLVTEKAGTLWLLDKSQQKRFAVTGTPDVTARGQGGLGDVIVHPDFKTNSTIYISYIERDPKDDAYSGAVIERATLTISDSGANLSDRELIWHQSPKVTGNGHYSHRMVISPDGYLFITSGDRQKFTPAQNMAMNLGKILRLNADGSVPQDNPFYGNGSVTEQIWTLGHRNPLGIDFDEEGNLWSHEMGPRHGDELNIVEKARNYGYPIVSQGDHYSGVKIPNHEEFPIYKAPENAWVPAISPAGFIIYKGDLHKDWKGNGFIGGLSSEALVRVTFSQDGQKWSVEEAERYEWGKRVREVEQDDMGNIYVLEDKEGGRLIKLQPNN, translated from the coding sequence ATGCGAAAACGTATCACGCGACAAAAAATCACTCTTCTTATTACTATGCTAGCAACCTCCTTCGTTGCATTGGCTCAGTCAGACTTGCCCGTTAAGGTTGAAATGAAAGGTAGTAAGGGCACTATAATTGGTGGAGAAGCCATAGCCTCATTTAATAACCCTTGGGCAATGGCGTTTTTGCCTGATGGACATAGTTTAGTAACAGAAAAGGCTGGCACGCTGTGGTTGCTTGATAAGAGCCAACAGAAACGCTTTGCAGTAACCGGTACTCCCGACGTTACCGCGCGAGGGCAGGGCGGTTTAGGGGATGTCATTGTTCACCCTGATTTTAAAACGAATAGCACCATCTATATTTCTTACATAGAGCGCGATCCTAAAGACGATGCCTACAGCGGGGCAGTGATTGAGCGCGCAACGCTAACCATTTCTGATAGCGGTGCAAACTTGTCTGACAGAGAGCTTATTTGGCACCAATCCCCCAAAGTAACCGGAAATGGGCACTATTCGCATCGAATGGTAATTTCGCCGGATGGCTACTTGTTTATTACGTCTGGAGACAGACAAAAATTTACGCCAGCCCAAAATATGGCAATGAATTTGGGAAAAATATTGCGTTTAAACGCTGATGGTAGTGTGCCCCAAGATAATCCTTTTTATGGTAACGGTAGCGTGACAGAACAAATATGGACGCTAGGGCACCGCAACCCCCTCGGTATCGATTTTGATGAGGAGGGAAACTTGTGGTCCCACGAAATGGGCCCCCGTCATGGTGATGAGCTCAATATTGTTGAAAAAGCGCGCAACTATGGTTACCCCATCGTTTCGCAAGGCGACCATTATTCAGGCGTTAAAATACCAAACCACGAAGAGTTTCCTATTTATAAAGCACCAGAAAATGCGTGGGTACCTGCCATAAGTCCGGCGGGCTTTATTATTTATAAAGGTGATTTACATAAAGACTGGAAAGGCAATGGCTTCATAGGCGGTTTATCATCTGAAGCGTTAGTGCGTGTTACGTTTAGTCAAGACGGTCAAAAGTGGAGTGTGGAAGAAGCCGAGCGTTACGAATGGGGTAAACGGGTTCGTGAAGTGGAACAAGATGATATGGGCAACATATACGTACTTGAAGACAAAGAAGGCGGCCGCTTAATAAAACTTCAGCCGAATAATTAG
- a CDS encoding EamA family transporter: MLGKDLLIAIFIVVIWGVNFVAIAWGLEGMPPLLMGGLRFLLVASVGALFFKRPNTPFIWWVAYAVPISFLQFAFLFSAMAYGMPAGLASLALQAQALFTMIFAMFFLKESIKNYQVWAFFIAAFGLTFIALSKDEHSITALGFGLTMAGAASWALGNISARSISNRGFNSNVNLVVWSAWVPPIPFFIGSYFIEGPEQIITSLSGFSWVSFGALLYLAVGATITGYGLWSYLLTRYPAGQIAPLSLGVPVVGLSSAALMLNESITPMQWLGIILVLFGLLLNTFGGRFRRKVAVTV, from the coding sequence ATGTTAGGTAAAGATTTATTGATCGCAATATTTATCGTGGTGATATGGGGCGTGAATTTCGTTGCCATTGCTTGGGGGTTAGAAGGTATGCCTCCTTTATTAATGGGCGGTTTACGCTTCTTACTGGTAGCTTCGGTGGGAGCGTTGTTTTTCAAACGACCCAACACCCCATTTATATGGTGGGTGGCCTATGCCGTGCCCATAAGCTTCCTGCAATTTGCATTTCTGTTTTCTGCTATGGCGTATGGTATGCCCGCCGGATTAGCGTCGCTTGCACTACAAGCACAGGCATTGTTTACCATGATTTTTGCGATGTTCTTCTTGAAAGAATCAATAAAAAATTATCAGGTGTGGGCCTTTTTTATTGCTGCGTTTGGCTTAACTTTTATTGCACTGAGTAAAGATGAACACAGCATTACTGCGCTGGGGTTCGGCTTAACGATGGCTGGCGCGGCAAGCTGGGCTTTGGGTAATATTAGCGCGAGAAGCATTAGCAATCGGGGTTTTAATTCGAACGTTAATTTAGTTGTGTGGAGTGCATGGGTACCGCCTATACCATTTTTCATCGGCAGTTATTTTATTGAAGGGCCCGAGCAAATTATCACCAGTTTAAGTGGGTTTAGTTGGGTGTCGTTTGGCGCGTTATTGTATTTGGCGGTTGGGGCCACTATTACGGGATATGGGCTTTGGAGTTACCTGCTAACTCGTTACCCCGCTGGCCAAATTGCCCCATTGTCGTTAGGGGTTCCTGTTGTAGGGCTAAGCTCTGCTGCGCTAATGCTTAATGAAAGCATAACGCCCATGCAGTGGTTAGGCATTATTTTGGTTTTATTTGGCCTGCTACTTAATACTTTTGGTGGTCGTTTTCGCCGTAAAGTAGCAGTGACTGTGTGA
- a CDS encoding invasion associated locus B family protein — MSYILSQSKVATLAALFLFFTLNAGAQTSPNSSSTSTDAPMPSKNSVSERWSYQCKEKHCFISQVLIARNNEKAGVVGAINIALSAQKQPILTLRFSSTAKKEFGLGIKIDEGKPVRVSIQQCDTKVCETNIVVDEIMLAELKKGERFMVAFMNAEKEQTTLPFSLSGFTQAYEKLLTHGN; from the coding sequence ATGAGTTACATATTATCGCAAAGCAAAGTTGCGACATTAGCCGCCCTTTTTCTCTTCTTCACCCTAAACGCTGGGGCTCAAACTTCCCCCAACTCAAGCTCTACATCAACTGATGCCCCAATGCCTTCGAAGAACAGTGTTTCAGAAAGGTGGAGCTATCAGTGCAAAGAGAAGCATTGCTTCATTAGCCAAGTATTGATTGCTCGCAACAACGAAAAGGCCGGCGTTGTAGGTGCTATAAACATTGCACTTTCCGCACAAAAACAACCTATTCTTACTCTAAGATTTAGCAGCACTGCAAAGAAAGAGTTCGGTTTAGGAATAAAAATAGATGAAGGTAAGCCGGTTCGAGTTAGCATTCAGCAGTGTGACACTAAAGTGTGCGAAACCAACATTGTTGTAGACGAAATCATGCTAGCAGAACTTAAAAAGGGCGAGCGCTTTATGGTTGCTTTTATGAATGCAGAAAAAGAACAAACCACTCTCCCCTTTTCTTTAAGTGGCTTCACACAAGCCTACGAAAAATTGCTAACTCACGGTAACTAA
- the nhaC gene encoding Na+/H+ antiporter NhaC — protein sequence MNDKQPVTPSLLLALTPVVLTLIILGTQIFYFGVFEPHIPLTLGLALTSLVGMYLGLTWVDIREGIFHVVHVALPSVSVLITVGMIIGVWIASGTVPTIIYYGLKALSPEIFLAAGMIICAVVSVSLGTSWGSVGTVGLALMGIGEGFDIPMYWTAGAVVSGAFFGDKVSPLSDTTNLAPAVTGTDVFSHIKNMMATTIPAMLIALAIYVAVGFFVIDTQSVSFAKIAGITNALEDNFYISPWALLPAVVVMALALKKCPPLPSLFAGVVVGSAMAMITQGQNLQSVFDFANNGYSIETGIAEIDGLLNRGGIQSMMWTISLVLIALGFGGALETTGCLRSIINAIKSKATTFAGTQTAAVGTAFATNLVAGDPYLSVALPGRMYSPVYRGMGYSTLNLARGIEEGGTLMSPLIPWNAGGAFVISALGLGVSGDNLENLLYIPLAFACWTAPLIGIFYAYTGLFSPKATDEERERWESSGEAIAEFNEDGSPKTD from the coding sequence ATGAATGATAAGCAACCTGTCACACCTAGTTTGTTACTTGCCTTAACTCCTGTGGTGTTAACCCTGATTATTTTGGGTACACAAATTTTCTACTTCGGGGTATTCGAGCCTCATATTCCTCTTACCCTCGGTTTAGCGCTAACCAGTTTAGTTGGCATGTATTTAGGCCTCACTTGGGTAGACATCCGAGAAGGTATCTTCCACGTTGTTCATGTTGCATTACCATCGGTATCGGTCTTGATAACCGTTGGTATGATTATCGGAGTTTGGATAGCCAGCGGAACCGTACCCACCATCATTTATTACGGTCTAAAAGCGCTTTCTCCTGAAATTTTCTTGGCTGCTGGCATGATTATATGTGCAGTAGTGTCGGTTTCCCTAGGCACCAGTTGGGGAAGTGTCGGTACAGTAGGGCTGGCATTAATGGGTATCGGTGAAGGCTTCGATATTCCCATGTATTGGACCGCCGGAGCGGTTGTTTCCGGCGCTTTTTTTGGTGATAAAGTATCGCCGTTGTCTGACACTACCAACCTTGCCCCAGCAGTGACGGGCACCGATGTGTTTTCTCATATTAAGAATATGATGGCCACCACTATTCCTGCCATGTTAATTGCGCTGGCTATTTATGTGGCTGTTGGCTTTTTCGTTATCGATACACAAAGCGTTTCATTTGCGAAGATTGCGGGTATTACGAACGCGCTAGAAGACAATTTCTATATTTCTCCTTGGGCACTATTACCCGCTGTTGTTGTAATGGCGTTGGCACTTAAGAAATGCCCGCCATTGCCCTCGCTTTTTGCTGGTGTAGTGGTGGGGAGTGCTATGGCAATGATTACCCAAGGGCAAAATTTGCAGTCGGTCTTTGATTTTGCAAATAACGGATATTCAATTGAAACCGGCATTGCAGAGATAGACGGTTTATTAAATCGCGGTGGCATACAGTCGATGATGTGGACCATTTCGCTTGTATTAATTGCGCTGGGCTTTGGTGGCGCGCTTGAAACTACAGGGTGTTTGCGAAGTATTATTAATGCAATAAAAAGTAAAGCAACCACATTTGCAGGCACACAAACTGCCGCAGTTGGAACCGCATTTGCGACTAACTTGGTAGCTGGCGACCCTTATTTGTCTGTGGCGTTACCCGGGCGTATGTACTCACCGGTGTATCGTGGAATGGGATATTCTACCTTGAACCTTGCCAGGGGAATTGAAGAGGGTGGCACATTGATGTCGCCACTTATTCCATGGAATGCGGGTGGGGCATTTGTTATTTCTGCACTGGGGCTTGGCGTATCGGGCGATAATCTAGAAAATCTTTTGTATATACCCTTGGCCTTTGCATGTTGGACCGCACCGTTAATAGGCATTTTTTATGCGTATACAGGGCTGTTTTCTCCAAAGGCGACCGATGAAGAACGTGAACGTTGGGAGAGTTCCGGCGAAGCAATTGCTGAATTTAACGAAGATGGATCGCCCAAAACGGATTAA
- a CDS encoding nidogen-like domain-containing protein: MKFKNTLLAASLSFAALSFQSHADVIISGMGGEAGYGSDQTFSEFAPTFNLPFDVNIDGINFNTFRAFTNGNVDLFGGESNFEPMVTSLTVFEARGNYDCASCGDTYIGSPSEGVVAVTWLDMSTDAFYNGDDETNRQNTFQALIIDRSDDTGQAGDVDIEFRYDELSYRDEGFSLDSFTFGQSEAGFFLPNEEFIALPGSGTADILELVNTSNVGEDGIWAYSVRNGEVTLATAPTGSEGTGTELDPFMPSDDVDGSWEFEFSISDNEVVFIDPDVAIGYDYVVESGPNMASVILPTGFDADYELWLNGSAGWEFTDNLTAEQEYFFGPDGVTEFRVLGIDTTNMIDPDDALAFVTGLSFVESGDVVMTQTPITEFVASPTSVSEPRMFFVLLTAFGLFAIRARRKTK, encoded by the coding sequence ATGAAATTTAAGAACACACTCCTTGCCGCCTCTCTCTCTTTTGCTGCACTCTCTTTTCAGTCTCACGCTGACGTTATTATCTCGGGCATGGGAGGCGAAGCTGGCTATGGTTCCGACCAAACGTTTTCCGAGTTTGCTCCTACGTTCAACCTCCCTTTCGATGTAAATATAGATGGAATAAACTTCAACACATTTAGAGCATTTACAAACGGAAACGTCGATTTATTTGGCGGTGAGTCAAACTTTGAACCAATGGTAACTAGCCTGACTGTGTTTGAGGCTCGAGGGAATTACGATTGCGCCAGCTGCGGTGACACTTATATTGGCTCACCGTCAGAGGGTGTTGTCGCCGTTACTTGGTTAGACATGAGCACAGATGCATTTTATAACGGCGACGACGAAACCAATCGTCAAAATACCTTTCAAGCATTAATCATCGACCGCTCTGACGATACAGGCCAAGCTGGCGACGTAGATATAGAGTTTCGCTACGACGAGCTTTCATACCGCGATGAAGGGTTCTCGCTTGATTCGTTTACTTTTGGGCAATCAGAAGCTGGATTTTTTCTACCTAACGAAGAGTTTATCGCGTTGCCAGGCAGCGGTACTGCTGACATTTTAGAACTCGTTAACACCTCAAATGTTGGTGAGGACGGTATATGGGCATATTCTGTCCGTAATGGCGAAGTAACGCTAGCCACTGCGCCAACAGGTAGCGAAGGTACAGGAACTGAGCTTGACCCTTTTATGCCTTCAGATGATGTAGATGGTAGTTGGGAATTCGAGTTTAGTATTTCAGATAATGAAGTGGTATTTATCGACCCTGACGTAGCGATTGGTTACGACTATGTGGTGGAGTCTGGCCCAAACATGGCATCCGTTATTTTGCCTACTGGCTTCGATGCTGATTACGAATTGTGGTTGAACGGCTCTGCTGGCTGGGAGTTCACTGACAACTTAACAGCTGAACAAGAGTACTTCTTTGGTCCTGACGGTGTAACTGAATTTCGCGTTTTAGGTATCGACACTACGAACATGATTGACCCAGACGATGCATTGGCATTTGTTACCGGTTTATCATTTGTTGAATCTGGCGATGTGGTTATGACGCAAACACCTATCACTGAATTTGTTGCCAGCCCAACATCAGTCAGTGAGCCTAGAATGTTTTTCGTTCTGCTAACAGCTTTTGGATTATTCGCCATCCGTGCTCGTAGGAAAACTAAATAA
- a CDS encoding GlxA family transcriptional regulator, with protein MAESGNTHEAHTSEAGTLGSGALDIGILGAGISTNANTCTENDTIPIYIVLLPELLMLDVVGPAEVFAYANRYGKNHFKLHFVGPETTLKNSLGMRLTVDPLPITVEPNAWLLVTGMVGNEIKLDTTLMKKVCGWLAQQQFSKVISVCAGALVLAKAGLLNNKKCTTHFMHCNELSALLTAKQVLENRLFVQDGNVYTSAGVSAGIDLALHLVQQQVGPQISAKIARQMVLFIRRGMQDPSLSPYLEHRNHLQQRIHRIQDKIQQDPAKNWSVDELADLGHCSKRHFARIFKDSTGITSKEYIYKLRLSLAQQLLQHSPLQVEEIAQRCGFEDSRQFRRLWARYHNSPPSSYR; from the coding sequence ATGGCTGAGTCTGGTAACACTCATGAAGCTCATACTTCTGAAGCTGGCACTCTCGGTTCTGGCGCTCTCGATATTGGCATTCTCGGCGCTGGCATAAGTACAAATGCCAATACTTGCACCGAAAATGACACTATTCCCATTTATATAGTATTACTACCAGAACTTTTGATGTTAGATGTGGTAGGGCCCGCAGAAGTGTTCGCTTATGCTAATCGCTACGGAAAAAACCATTTTAAACTACATTTTGTTGGGCCAGAAACCACGCTTAAAAACTCCCTTGGTATGCGCTTAACGGTAGACCCTCTACCAATAACCGTTGAACCGAACGCCTGGCTTTTAGTCACCGGCATGGTGGGTAACGAAATCAAGCTTGATACGACTCTGATGAAAAAGGTATGTGGGTGGTTAGCACAGCAGCAATTTTCCAAAGTGATCAGTGTTTGTGCGGGGGCGTTAGTGTTGGCGAAAGCGGGGCTGTTAAATAATAAAAAATGCACCACGCACTTTATGCATTGCAATGAGTTATCTGCTTTACTTACCGCTAAGCAAGTACTCGAAAATCGTTTGTTTGTGCAAGATGGTAATGTTTATACCAGCGCTGGCGTATCGGCTGGAATTGATTTGGCGCTTCACTTGGTACAGCAGCAAGTTGGCCCCCAAATATCAGCAAAGATAGCTAGGCAGATGGTATTGTTTATTCGCCGTGGTATGCAAGATCCTAGTTTGTCACCGTATTTGGAGCACAGAAACCATTTACAGCAAAGAATACATCGAATTCAAGATAAAATTCAGCAAGACCCTGCGAAAAATTGGAGTGTAGACGAACTGGCTGATTTAGGGCACTGCAGTAAACGCCACTTTGCGCGCATATTTAAAGACAGCACCGGCATTACCAGTAAAGAGTATATTTACAAATTGCGATTAAGTTTGGCCCAGCAATTATTGCAGCACTCGCCGTTGCAAGTAGAAGAAATAGCTCAGCGCTGTGGGTTTGAAGACTCAAGGCAGTTTAGGCGCCTTTGGGCTAGATATCACAACAGCCCGCCATCATCGTATCGGTAG
- a CDS encoding DUF1272 domain-containing protein — protein sequence MLILKPNCECCNASLPANSLKAYICTYECTFCEDCLRGILQGVCPNCGGDLQRRPIRPEKAYRPGLGLQHHSASEERVIGQRSDQEITTFVDKMRHIPAHQR from the coding sequence ATGTTGATACTTAAACCTAATTGCGAATGTTGTAATGCTTCATTACCTGCAAACTCATTAAAAGCTTACATTTGCACTTACGAATGTACATTTTGTGAAGATTGTTTAAGGGGAATATTGCAAGGGGTTTGCCCTAACTGCGGCGGTGACTTGCAAAGAAGGCCTATACGCCCTGAAAAAGCCTATCGGCCAGGGCTGGGTTTACAGCATCACAGTGCAAGTGAAGAGAGGGTAATAGGGCAACGTAGCGACCAAGAGATCACTACATTTGTAGACAAAATGAGACATATTCCGGCGCATCAGCGCTAA
- a CDS encoding PA4780 family RIO1-like protein kinase produces the protein MKIPKRLQPLVDDGLIDEVLSRLMSGKEADVFVVRCGEHIRCAKVYKDAVKRSFKKAAQYQEGRKVRGGRQARAMGKRSSYGRQIEEEIWQTAEVDALSRLNEAGVRVPDTYCCIDGVLLMELVSDEHGDVAPQLGHVSFSKEDAIEQHKIMMHNIMLMLCAGIIHGDLSEFNVLVDNNGPVIIDLPQAVNASANNNAEAMFARDVNNIRRYYGEFAPDLLQTNYAKEMWALFEEANLTPNSVLTGEFEDDSEDADVDAILEEIQAAADEEQERLARINFSDDDN, from the coding sequence GTGAAAATACCTAAACGCCTCCAACCTCTTGTCGATGATGGTTTAATCGATGAAGTACTAAGCCGCTTGATGAGCGGGAAAGAAGCCGATGTTTTTGTTGTTCGCTGCGGTGAACATATTCGCTGTGCAAAGGTTTATAAAGATGCCGTTAAACGCAGCTTCAAAAAAGCGGCGCAGTATCAAGAAGGCCGAAAAGTAAGAGGCGGACGCCAGGCACGCGCCATGGGTAAACGTTCTAGCTACGGTCGCCAAATAGAAGAAGAAATTTGGCAAACAGCAGAGGTGGATGCCCTATCACGCTTGAACGAAGCGGGCGTGCGTGTACCAGATACATACTGCTGTATAGACGGCGTGCTGCTGATGGAGCTGGTGTCGGATGAACACGGCGATGTAGCCCCCCAATTAGGGCACGTTAGCTTTAGCAAAGAAGACGCCATAGAACAGCATAAAATCATGATGCACAACATTATGCTCATGCTGTGCGCGGGTATTATTCATGGCGATTTATCCGAATTTAATGTACTTGTTGACAACAACGGGCCGGTGATCATCGATTTGCCCCAAGCGGTTAATGCTTCGGCCAATAATAATGCCGAGGCCATGTTTGCCCGCGACGTTAACAATATTCGTCGTTATTACGGCGAGTTTGCCCCCGATCTTTTGCAAACTAATTACGCGAAAGAAATGTGGGCGCTGTTTGAAGAAGCCAACCTAACCCCTAACTCGGTGCTTACCGGTGAGTTTGAAGATGACAGCGAGGATGCTGACGTAGACGCAATACTAGAAGAAATACAAGCCGCTGCTGATGAAGAGCAAGAGCGCTTAGCCCGCATTAATTTTTCAGATGATGATAACTAA
- a CDS encoding DEAD/DEAH box helicase, with the protein MSFSDLGLCTELLNTVAEKGYTSASPIQQEAIPAILSKQDLIAIAQTGTGKTASFSLPILQLLVDKPRLETKGIRALIIAPTRELAAQVAQNVEQYSQNLNIRSTAVFGGVRIEPQKYALAQGVDILIATPGRLLDLYEQGDINFDHLEILVLDEADRMLDLGFIDHIHHIQKLLPKQRQTLLFSATFSKEIKTLATTMLNTPVTIELARANDHIEKITQILHPVDKERKNELLIHLLENNDWSQILVFTRTKRGADSLRNELEAKGIAAESIHANRTQQARTLALNGFRDGSLKVLIGTDLAARGIDIQQLPCVINVDLPYVAEDYIHRIGRTGRASSEGLAISLFSDDEAKQLRSIERLLGRQFKKTFISGFAPKPKPKPPAAKVEEDLYGNFEADDKPKGKGRSKGRRKRR; encoded by the coding sequence ATGTCATTTAGCGATTTAGGCTTATGTACTGAACTTTTAAACACCGTTGCTGAAAAGGGCTATACCTCAGCCTCCCCAATTCAGCAGGAAGCCATTCCAGCAATATTGAGTAAGCAAGACCTTATCGCGATTGCACAAACAGGAACGGGGAAAACCGCGAGTTTTTCATTACCCATTTTGCAGCTATTGGTAGACAAGCCGCGCCTAGAAACCAAGGGTATAAGGGCGCTTATTATTGCCCCTACTCGCGAGCTTGCCGCGCAGGTTGCTCAAAACGTTGAACAATATAGCCAAAATCTAAACATTCGCTCAACGGCTGTATTTGGTGGCGTGCGAATTGAGCCTCAAAAATATGCGTTAGCGCAAGGTGTCGATATTCTTATTGCAACACCAGGGCGCTTGCTAGATTTATATGAACAAGGTGATATTAACTTCGACCATCTTGAAATATTGGTGCTAGATGAAGCCGACCGCATGTTGGACTTAGGCTTTATTGACCATATTCATCACATACAAAAGCTACTGCCTAAGCAACGTCAAACGCTACTCTTTTCAGCCACGTTTTCAAAAGAAATTAAAACACTCGCCACCACGATGCTAAATACCCCTGTGACTATTGAGTTAGCCAGGGCCAATGATCACATCGAAAAGATCACGCAAATATTGCATCCGGTAGACAAGGAGCGAAAAAACGAGCTTCTTATTCATCTTCTTGAAAATAATGACTGGTCTCAAATATTGGTATTTACGCGCACCAAACGCGGTGCGGATAGCTTAAGGAACGAGCTTGAAGCGAAAGGCATTGCGGCAGAGTCTATTCATGCAAATAGAACGCAGCAAGCGCGCACATTGGCGTTAAATGGTTTTAGAGATGGCAGCCTTAAGGTTCTGATTGGAACAGACCTTGCCGCTAGAGGTATCGATATTCAGCAATTGCCCTGTGTTATTAATGTCGACCTGCCCTATGTAGCTGAAGACTATATTCATAGAATTGGTCGTACAGGCAGAGCGTCGTCAGAGGGCTTGGCTATTTCGCTATTCAGCGACGACGAAGCCAAACAGTTAAGGTCAATAGAACGCCTTCTTGGCAGACAGTTTAAAAAGACCTTTATTTCCGGTTTTGCGCCAAAACCAAAACCGAAGCCACCTGCAGCTAAGGTAGAGGAAGACTTATACGGGAATTTTGAAGCTGACGATAAGCCTAAGGGTAAAGGCAGATCGAAAGGACGGAGAAAGCGCCGCTAG
- a CDS encoding zinc-binding dehydrogenase, whose translation MNKSKQLFTLIKSEGELEVSIKEVDVPEPKPHEVIVRMEASPINPSDMWPMFGPASLDKATFDASKNALVAPVHKSMLMRIKSRLDQTLPIGNEGAGTVVGAGDSPEAQALMGKTVSILTGAAYTEYACVPAQACLPHMESTTAQQAASSFVNPLTALGMVETMRMEGHKALVHTAAASNLGQMLNKICLEEGVDLVNIVRSQQQVDILKDLGAKIVLDSTSENFKAELYQAIDKTGATLAFDAIGGGELVSDILTMMEASGSKDAKGFNTYGSDSNKQVYIYGGLDFSPTILNRAFGMTWGIGGWLLMRFLGKLDKKRVGALYQKVAAEINTTFASSYTKELTLEEALQPENVALYNAKKTGEKYLIVPNK comes from the coding sequence ATGAATAAATCCAAACAGCTTTTTACTCTTATCAAGTCGGAAGGCGAACTAGAGGTATCTATTAAAGAGGTAGACGTCCCTGAGCCTAAGCCCCACGAAGTTATCGTTCGTATGGAAGCCTCTCCTATCAATCCTTCTGATATGTGGCCCATGTTCGGCCCTGCCAGCCTTGATAAAGCCACCTTTGATGCCAGCAAAAATGCGTTGGTGGCACCGGTCCATAAATCAATGTTGATGCGTATTAAGTCGCGCCTTGATCAAACTTTACCTATCGGTAACGAAGGTGCGGGAACGGTTGTTGGGGCTGGCGATAGCCCTGAAGCTCAGGCGTTAATGGGCAAAACTGTTTCTATTCTTACTGGTGCCGCGTACACAGAGTATGCATGTGTTCCTGCCCAGGCGTGTTTGCCGCACATGGAAAGCACAACGGCGCAGCAAGCAGCGTCTTCGTTTGTAAATCCGTTGACTGCATTGGGTATGGTAGAAACCATGCGTATGGAAGGTCACAAAGCCTTAGTACATACCGCAGCGGCATCTAACTTGGGCCAAATGCTAAACAAAATCTGCCTAGAAGAAGGCGTAGATTTGGTTAACATTGTGCGTAGTCAGCAACAGGTCGATATTCTTAAAGATTTAGGCGCTAAAATTGTGCTTGATTCTACCAGTGAGAATTTCAAAGCAGAGCTTTATCAAGCCATCGATAAAACGGGCGCTACGCTGGCCTTCGATGCTATTGGCGGCGGCGAATTAGTCAGCGACATTCTTACCATGATGGAAGCGTCTGGCAGTAAAGATGCTAAAGGCTTCAATACTTATGGTTCAGACAGCAACAAGCAAGTTTATATCTACGGCGGCTTAGACTTCTCTCCAACTATTCTAAATCGCGCATTTGGCATGACATGGGGAATTGGTGGCTGGTTGCTAATGCGCTTCTTAGGCAAACTAGACAAAAAACGTGTAGGTGCACTTTATCAGAAAGTTGCTGCTGAAATTAACACTACTTTTGCGTCTTCATATACCAAAGAGTTAACCCTTGAGGAAGCACTACAGCCTGAAAATGTGGCCTTATACAATGCTAAGAAAACAGGCGAGAAATACCTTATTGTTCCCAACAAGTAG
- a CDS encoding nitroreductase family protein: MQPHDHSPLDDFIEYPENEMMSRSADFLQTMQRRHSIRHFSDRPVDKKIIENCLLTAGTAPSGANHQPWHFAAINSSTVKQKVREQAEAHERGFYEGRAGEQWLQDLKPLGTDASKPYLELAPWLIAVFSQKSGETESGDKRQNYYVHESVGIAVGMLITALHNAGLATLTHTPKPMNFLTQVCNRPENERAYMLIIAGYPAADATIPAHAKHKKSLESIASFL; this comes from the coding sequence ATGCAACCACACGACCACTCACCGCTAGATGACTTTATTGAATATCCAGAAAATGAAATGATGTCGCGCAGCGCTGATTTCTTGCAAACCATGCAACGCAGGCACAGCATTCGCCATTTTAGCGACAGGCCTGTAGACAAAAAAATTATCGAAAATTGCCTACTAACGGCGGGCACTGCACCGAGCGGCGCCAATCATCAGCCTTGGCATTTTGCGGCGATTAACTCTTCTACCGTGAAACAAAAAGTAAGGGAGCAAGCTGAAGCCCATGAGCGTGGGTTTTATGAGGGGCGTGCTGGAGAGCAGTGGCTTCAAGACCTCAAACCATTAGGCACAGACGCAAGCAAACCCTATTTGGAATTGGCACCTTGGCTTATTGCCGTATTTAGCCAGAAGTCTGGTGAAACAGAAAGCGGAGATAAGCGCCAGAATTATTACGTTCACGAATCGGTAGGCATTGCGGTTGGAATGCTGATCACTGCCTTGCACAATGCGGGTTTGGCTACGTTAACTCATACCCCAAAGCCCATGAACTTTTTAACGCAAGTGTGTAACCGGCCAGAAAATGAACGAGCTTATATGCTAATCATTGCCGGCTATCCTGCAGCCGACGCCACCATTCCGGCTCACGCTAAGCATAAGAAATCACTTGAAAGTATCGCCAGCTTTCTTTGA